CGCTTTGATGACTGCAATTTTCTTGTCAGCGGGGACCGAAGCGAGAATGACATCGAACGCGGTCTTCGCTTCCGCCGCCGGGGCCGCCGCTCCGCCCGCTGCTGCGGCTCCCGCCGCCGCCACGGCCACCGGGGCCGCCGCGCTAACAC
The DNA window shown above is from Candidatus Angelobacter sp. and carries:
- a CDS encoding 50S ribosomal protein L7/L12; translated protein: MADITNMVEELSKLTVIETAELVKQLETKWGVSAAAPVAVAAAGAAAAGGAAAPAAEAKTAFDVILASVPADKKIAVIKA